In one Oscillospiraceae bacterium genomic region, the following are encoded:
- a CDS encoding peptide ABC transporter ATP-binding protein yields the protein MAEPLLKIRGLKKHFPVGGGRKAPVLKAVDGIDLDICPGETVGLVGESGCGKSTFGKAVINLHAPTGGSVIYKGQDISHYNTRQMRPLRRDLQFIFQDPYASLDPRQTIFSLVNAPLEAFSLGTKQERTEKVESILGFVGLDESQFHKLPHELSGGQRQRVVIARTMVMDPSFIVCDEPVSALDVSVRAQVLNLMKDAQKRSGVSYLFVSHDMSVVRYLCDKVAVMYLGRLVEFGTREDIFSSPLHPYTKALLSAVPIPDVGAKRERILLTGDVPSPLHPPAGCRFSNRCPLAKKDCSAISGDLFPVSGTHLVACPYAARPERPEPYTDIKEEDLT from the coding sequence ATGGCAGAACCGCTGTTGAAAATCCGGGGCCTGAAAAAGCACTTCCCGGTGGGCGGCGGCCGGAAGGCCCCCGTGCTCAAGGCCGTGGACGGCATCGACCTGGACATCTGCCCCGGCGAGACGGTGGGCCTGGTGGGCGAGTCGGGCTGCGGCAAGTCCACCTTCGGCAAGGCCGTCATCAACCTGCACGCCCCCACGGGCGGCAGCGTGATCTACAAGGGGCAGGACATCTCCCACTACAACACCCGGCAGATGCGCCCCCTGCGCCGGGATCTGCAGTTCATCTTCCAGGACCCCTACGCCTCCCTGGATCCCCGGCAGACCATCTTCTCCCTGGTCAACGCCCCGCTGGAGGCCTTCAGCCTGGGCACAAAGCAGGAGCGCACCGAAAAGGTGGAGTCCATTCTGGGCTTTGTGGGGCTGGACGAGTCCCAGTTCCACAAGCTGCCCCACGAGCTCTCCGGCGGCCAGCGCCAGCGGGTGGTCATCGCCCGCACCATGGTGATGGACCCCTCCTTCATCGTCTGCGACGAGCCGGTCTCCGCCCTGGACGTGTCGGTGCGGGCCCAGGTGCTCAACCTGATGAAGGACGCCCAGAAGCGCTCCGGCGTCTCGTATCTCTTCGTCTCCCACGACATGAGCGTGGTTCGCTACCTGTGCGACAAGGTGGCCGTCATGTACCTGGGCCGGCTGGTGGAGTTCGGCACCCGGGAGGACATCTTCTCCTCCCCCCTGCACCCCTACACCAAGGCCCTGCTCTCCGCCGTGCCCATCCCCGACGTGGGCGCAAAGCGGGAGCGCATCCTGCTCACCGGCGACGTGCCCAGCCCCCTGCACCCGCCCGCGGGCTGCCGGTTCAGCAACCGCTGCCCCCTTGCGAAGAAGGACTGCTCCGCCATCTCCGGGGATCTCTTCCCGGTGAGCGGCACCCACCTGGTGGCCTGTCCCTACGCAGCCCGGCCGGAACGGCCGGAACCGTATACCGACATAAAAGAGGAGGATTTGACATGA
- a CDS encoding ABC transporter ATP-binding protein, producing MSEVILDVRDLQVKFRVSKRDMLTAIQDVSFQIHKKEILGIVGESGCGKSVTANTILRLLPKQTSTISNGSILFHGQDLTKLTNREMRQVRGDKISMIFQEPMTSLNPVYRIGDQMVEMYRAKNRRMSKKEAWQKSIAMLEKVDIPSPAERMRDYPHQLSGGMRQRVMIAMALSARPELLIADEPTTALDVTIQAQVLQLMKQLQEEMDTSILLITHDMGVVAEMADTVMVMYAGQVVEYASVQTIFNRPMHPYTRGLLASLTRADRDMERLSSIDGTVPPLSRMPEGCRFHNRCTACPGCGGACEKQTPPLLEVEPNHLVRCFACAADGQEGT from the coding sequence ATGTCTGAGGTGATTTTGGACGTCCGGGATCTACAGGTCAAGTTCCGCGTCAGCAAGCGCGACATGCTGACCGCCATCCAGGACGTCTCGTTCCAGATCCATAAGAAGGAGATTCTGGGCATCGTGGGCGAGTCCGGCTGCGGCAAGAGCGTCACCGCCAACACCATCCTGCGCCTGCTGCCCAAGCAGACCAGCACCATCTCCAACGGCAGTATCCTCTTTCACGGCCAGGATCTGACCAAGCTGACCAACCGGGAGATGCGCCAGGTCCGCGGGGACAAGATCTCCATGATCTTTCAGGAGCCCATGACCTCCCTGAACCCCGTGTACCGCATCGGGGACCAAATGGTGGAGATGTACCGGGCCAAGAACAGGCGCATGAGCAAGAAGGAGGCCTGGCAGAAGTCCATCGCAATGCTGGAGAAGGTGGACATCCCCTCCCCTGCCGAGCGGATGCGGGACTACCCACACCAGCTCTCCGGCGGTATGCGGCAGCGGGTGATGATCGCCATGGCCCTCTCGGCCCGGCCGGAGCTGCTGATCGCCGACGAGCCCACCACCGCCCTGGACGTGACCATCCAGGCCCAGGTGCTGCAGCTGATGAAGCAGCTCCAGGAGGAGATGGACACCTCCATCCTTCTCATCACCCACGACATGGGCGTGGTGGCCGAGATGGCGGACACGGTGATGGTGATGTACGCGGGCCAGGTGGTGGAGTATGCAAGCGTGCAGACCATCTTCAACCGCCCCATGCACCCCTACACCAGGGGCCTGCTGGCCTCCCTGACCCGGGCGGACCGGGACATGGAGCGCCTGAGCAGCATCGACGGCACCGTGCCGCCGCTGAGCCGGATGCCCGAGGGCTGCCGCTTCCACAACCGCTGCACCGCCTGTCCCGGCTGCGGCGGCGCCTGCGAAAAGCAGACGCCCCCGCTGCTGGAGGTGGAGCCAAACCATCTGGTGCGCTGCTTCGCCTGCGCCGCGGACGGACAGGAGGGGACGTAA
- a CDS encoding peptide ABC transporter permease: MSKKDSFIHNFAKHKLAVVAFFILALEILVVVIAPGVLGLDPITSDTAAFGSPPGAVHLLGTDDVGRDLLARLLSGGRVSMLIGLGATLVSVAVGLPLGLVAGYYRGKAETLIMRTADIFLSFPSIVLNLVIVAVFGSSVQLLIVTIGVLHWPAVAKLIYGNVLSVRSREFVEAERAIGSSDAKIIFKTVLPNSIAPLWVSLAFRISNAMLTESALSFLGAGVQPPQASWGNIIQAANNLTVLTSRWWQWIPAGLCLMLTIVCLNFVGEGVRDALDPKMKRL; the protein is encoded by the coding sequence ATGTCCAAAAAAGACAGCTTCATTCATAATTTCGCCAAGCACAAGCTGGCGGTCGTGGCCTTTTTCATCCTCGCGCTGGAGATCCTGGTGGTCGTTATCGCGCCCGGCGTACTGGGCCTGGACCCCATCACCTCCGACACGGCCGCCTTCGGCAGCCCCCCCGGGGCCGTCCACCTGCTGGGCACCGACGACGTGGGCCGCGACCTGCTCGCCCGCCTGCTCTCGGGCGGCCGAGTGTCCATGCTCATCGGCCTGGGCGCCACCCTGGTCAGCGTGGCGGTGGGCCTGCCCCTGGGCCTGGTGGCCGGCTACTACCGGGGCAAGGCCGAGACGCTGATTATGCGCACCGCCGACATCTTCCTCTCCTTCCCCTCCATCGTGCTCAACCTGGTCATCGTGGCCGTGTTCGGCTCCAGCGTGCAGCTGCTGATCGTAACCATCGGGGTGCTGCACTGGCCCGCCGTGGCCAAGCTGATCTACGGCAACGTGCTCTCGGTGCGCAGCCGTGAATTCGTGGAGGCGGAGCGCGCCATCGGCAGCAGTGACGCCAAGATCATCTTCAAGACGGTGCTGCCCAACTCCATCGCGCCCCTCTGGGTCTCCCTGGCCTTCCGCATCTCCAACGCCATGCTCACCGAGTCCGCGCTGAGCTTCCTGGGTGCCGGCGTGCAGCCGCCCCAGGCCTCCTGGGGCAACATCATCCAGGCCGCCAACAACCTCACCGTGCTCACCAGCCGCTGGTGGCAGTGGATCCCCGCCGGGCTGTGCCTGATGCTGACCATCGTGTGCCTGAACTTCGTGGGCGAGGGCGTGCGCGACGCGCTGGATCCCAAGATGAAGAGACTGTAG
- a CDS encoding peptide ABC transporter permease yields MFKYILKRLFQAIPTFIVITVAVFLLSNAAPGSPVDLVKAAGDLTPEAEQALRVQYGLDKPVVVRYAGWLGDMLHGDFGTSTRTNQPVWSLVRERIAPTLILTLTALVVSLLIAVPLGIMASLKPYSGWDTVSSFLAFLGASTPNFFVALVALYFFSVLLHLLPAMGMYSSGGGGLGDLAAHLVLPVGVTVIRMMGTYIKQTRGSMLDVMNEEYVKTARAKGLSEGAVVVKHILRNALIPIVSCIGLNIPYLVGGSTVTEQIFGWPGMGSLLVLSINQRDYNVIMAITVLIAAAVLIANLIVDLLYAYLDPRIRFD; encoded by the coding sequence ATGTTTAAGTACATACTGAAACGGCTCTTTCAGGCGATCCCGACGTTTATTGTCATCACGGTGGCGGTGTTCCTGCTGTCCAACGCGGCGCCGGGCAGCCCCGTGGACCTCGTCAAGGCGGCGGGCGACCTGACGCCCGAGGCCGAGCAGGCGCTGCGGGTCCAGTACGGGCTGGACAAGCCCGTCGTGGTGCGCTACGCCGGCTGGCTGGGGGACATGCTGCACGGGGACTTCGGCACGTCCACCCGCACGAACCAGCCGGTGTGGAGCCTGGTGCGGGAGCGCATCGCCCCCACCCTGATTCTGACCCTCACCGCCCTGGTGGTCTCGCTGCTGATCGCGGTGCCGCTGGGCATCATGGCCTCGCTGAAGCCGTACTCCGGCTGGGACACCGTCTCCTCCTTCCTGGCCTTCCTGGGCGCGTCCACACCCAACTTCTTCGTGGCCCTGGTGGCGCTTTACTTCTTCTCAGTCCTGCTGCACCTGCTGCCCGCCATGGGCATGTACTCCAGCGGGGGCGGCGGACTGGGCGATCTGGCGGCGCACCTGGTGCTGCCGGTGGGGGTGACGGTCATCCGCATGATGGGCACCTACATCAAGCAGACCCGGGGCAGCATGCTGGACGTGATGAACGAGGAATACGTCAAGACCGCCCGGGCCAAGGGCCTGAGCGAGGGCGCCGTGGTGGTCAAGCATATCCTGCGCAACGCCCTCATCCCCATCGTCTCCTGCATCGGTTTGAACATTCCCTATCTGGTAGGCGGCTCCACCGTCACGGAACAGATCTTCGGCTGGCCCGGCATGGGCAGCCTGCTGGTGCTCTCCATCAACCAGCGGGACTACAACGTCATCATGGCCATCACCGTGCTCATCGCCGCGGCGGTGCTGATCGCCAACCTGATCGTGGATCTGCTCTACGCGTATCTGGACCCCAGAATCCGGTTCGACTAA
- a CDS encoding peptidase M20 encodes MSVEHAADLVSRAIDQREQEFIGVSDAIWDCAEGGFQEFRSADLLCKALEGYGFTVTRGLARIPTAFKGVWGSGHPVAGFLGEFDALPGLSQQAGCTCKRPVEAGAYGHGCGHNLLGAGALAAAVALKDYLEQTGRPGTVVYFGTPAEEGGGGKTFMARDGEFEGVDFVYTWHPGSINQMRANHMAATLSKVYEFKGVSAHAGAAPQLGRSALDSCELMNVGANYLREHVSGDVRMHYAYLDAGGPAPNIVQDHAAVKYIVRAPYISQVVEAFARIDRIAEGAAMMSGTTVTSRTGGAYSEFTQNVVLASVLDEALHEIGAPAWDEEDFALAKEFADSLSESEKAAGRAMIQARYGAQAVEEKLARPLDTIVGEYTPDKVTNVFGATDVGDVGFVVPTAKLNVATNALGTQLHTWQMTAQGKSPIGRKGMLVAGKVMALAAVRVMERGDILAAAREEFLGKNGGVYDCPLPKDAVPPEAI; translated from the coding sequence ATGTCAGTGGAACACGCCGCGGACCTCGTGTCGCGCGCAATCGACCAGCGGGAGCAGGAGTTTATCGGCGTCAGCGACGCCATCTGGGACTGCGCCGAGGGCGGCTTCCAGGAGTTCCGGTCCGCGGATCTGCTCTGTAAGGCCCTGGAGGGCTACGGCTTTACCGTCACCCGGGGCCTGGCCCGCATCCCCACCGCGTTCAAGGGCGTGTGGGGCAGCGGCCACCCGGTGGCGGGCTTTCTGGGCGAGTTTGACGCGCTGCCCGGGCTGAGCCAGCAGGCGGGCTGCACCTGCAAGCGCCCTGTGGAGGCGGGGGCCTACGGCCACGGCTGCGGCCACAACCTGCTGGGCGCCGGGGCGCTGGCGGCGGCGGTGGCCCTCAAGGACTACCTGGAGCAGACCGGCAGGCCCGGCACGGTGGTCTACTTCGGCACGCCCGCGGAGGAGGGCGGCGGCGGCAAAACCTTTATGGCCCGGGACGGGGAGTTTGAGGGCGTGGACTTCGTCTACACCTGGCACCCCGGCTCCATCAACCAGATGCGCGCCAACCACATGGCCGCGACCCTGTCCAAGGTGTACGAGTTCAAGGGGGTGTCCGCCCACGCCGGGGCGGCCCCGCAGCTGGGGCGCAGCGCGCTGGACTCCTGCGAGCTGATGAACGTGGGGGCCAACTACCTGCGCGAGCACGTCTCCGGCGATGTGCGTATGCACTACGCCTACCTGGACGCCGGCGGCCCCGCGCCCAACATCGTGCAGGACCACGCGGCGGTGAAGTACATCGTGCGTGCGCCCTATATCAGCCAGGTGGTGGAGGCCTTCGCCCGGATCGACCGGATCGCGGAGGGGGCCGCCATGATGAGCGGCACCACGGTCACCTCCCGGACGGGGGGCGCCTACTCCGAGTTCACCCAGAACGTCGTGCTGGCGTCAGTGCTGGACGAGGCCCTGCACGAGATCGGCGCCCCGGCCTGGGATGAGGAGGACTTCGCCCTGGCGAAGGAGTTTGCCGACTCCCTCAGCGAGAGCGAGAAGGCGGCGGGCCGGGCCATGATCCAGGCGCGCTACGGCGCGCAGGCGGTGGAGGAGAAGCTCGCCCGCCCCCTGGACACCATCGTGGGCGAGTACACCCCCGACAAGGTCACCAACGTCTTCGGCGCCACCGACGTGGGGGACGTGGGCTTCGTGGTCCCCACCGCCAAGCTGAACGTGGCCACCAACGCCCTGGGCACCCAGCTCCACACCTGGCAGATGACGGCCCAGGGCAAGTCCCCCATCGGGCGCAAGGGGATGCTGGTCGCGGGCAAGGTCATGGCCCTCGCCGCCGTCCGGGTGATGGAGCGCGGGGACATTCTGGCCGCCGCGCGGGAGGAGTTCCTCGGGAAAAACGGCGGCGTGTACGACTGCCCCCTGCCGAAGGACGCCGTGCCCCCCGAAGCAATCTGA
- a CDS encoding amidohydrolase yields MALERPDALPAWAEDCFARISPLIYGVNESLWRFAEPSGAEHRSAGLLARVLRENGFSVRENVSGRPTAFIASYGAGRPVVGFLGEFDALPGLSQQAGVPAPAPVTEGGFGHGCGHCALGSGSLAAAIMVRRYLEEHRLAGTVRYYGCCDEEVDGVKPLMARDGEFDDVDCVFSWHPGSETGVPNSELAAMQSFQVVFTPEGEAPADATVDACELMNVAVNYLREHVSPDVRISYAHVDADAPVPVRQRGRTTLAYTVRAPRAREVREVLQRVVACAQGAGLMTDTASRIVMKSGYADRFQNHVAANILSDAARGVGAPKWDEADYALARAFLAQYGPQQRQTVREMIGRKYPGESAEAVLYRPLDPLVEPFNPEVCKRSGASSDVGDVGYATPTASMRVACAALGTPAHSWFMTGMIASSIGKKGIACAAEILSVAAIRVYRQPELLDGAQAERLKKIGGTN; encoded by the coding sequence ATGGCATTGGAACGTCCCGACGCCCTGCCCGCGTGGGCGGAGGACTGCTTCGCCCGGATCTCCCCGCTGATCTACGGCGTAAACGAATCCCTCTGGCGCTTCGCGGAGCCCTCCGGCGCGGAGCACCGTTCGGCCGGACTGCTGGCGCGCGTGCTGCGGGAGAACGGCTTCTCCGTCCGGGAAAACGTCAGCGGCCGCCCCACGGCGTTTATCGCCTCCTACGGCGCGGGCCGTCCGGTGGTCGGTTTTCTGGGGGAGTTCGACGCGCTGCCCGGGCTGAGCCAGCAGGCCGGGGTGCCGGCGCCCGCCCCGGTCACGGAGGGGGGCTTCGGCCACGGGTGCGGGCACTGCGCGCTGGGCAGCGGCTCCCTGGCCGCGGCGATCATGGTCCGCCGCTATCTGGAGGAGCACCGGCTGGCCGGGACCGTGCGGTACTACGGCTGCTGCGACGAGGAGGTGGACGGCGTCAAGCCCCTGATGGCCCGGGACGGGGAGTTCGACGACGTGGACTGCGTCTTCTCCTGGCACCCCGGCAGCGAGACGGGGGTGCCCAACAGCGAGCTGGCGGCAATGCAGTCCTTCCAGGTGGTCTTTACCCCGGAGGGGGAGGCCCCGGCGGACGCCACCGTGGACGCCTGCGAGCTGATGAACGTAGCCGTCAACTATCTGCGGGAGCACGTCTCCCCCGACGTGCGCATCTCCTACGCCCATGTGGACGCGGACGCCCCCGTCCCCGTGCGGCAGCGGGGGCGCACCACCCTGGCCTACACGGTGCGCGCCCCCCGCGCCCGGGAGGTGCGCGAGGTGCTCCAGCGGGTGGTGGCCTGCGCCCAGGGCGCGGGGCTGATGACGGATACCGCGTCGCGCATCGTGATGAAAAGCGGGTACGCGGACCGCTTCCAGAACCACGTGGCCGCCAATATCCTCAGCGATGCCGCGCGCGGCGTGGGGGCCCCAAAATGGGACGAGGCGGACTACGCCCTCGCCAGGGCCTTCCTCGCGCAGTACGGCCCCCAGCAGCGGCAGACCGTGCGGGAGATGATCGGCAGGAAGTACCCCGGGGAGTCCGCCGAAGCCGTGCTGTATCGCCCCCTGGACCCCCTGGTGGAGCCCTTCAACCCGGAGGTGTGCAAGCGCAGCGGGGCGTCCTCGGACGTGGGGGACGTGGGCTACGCGACGCCCACCGCCTCCATGCGGGTGGCCTGCGCGGCGCTGGGCACGCCCGCCCACTCCTGGTTTATGACGGGCATGATCGCCTCGTCCATCGGGAAAAAGGGCATCGCCTGCGCGGCTGAAATCCTCAGCGTCGCCGCCATCCGCGTCTACCGGCAGCCGGAGCTTTTGGACGGCGCCCAGGCGGAGCGGCTCAAAAAAATCGGAGGGACAAATTAG
- a CDS encoding tRNA (N6-threonylcarbamoyladenosine(37)-N6)-methyltransferase TrmO, producing the protein MIPPLHVIARIRSDFPTKFGIPRQSGLVEGLRAAVVFEPEYRNPDALRGLEGFSHIWLIWQFSAALRQGWSPTVRPPRLGGNTRIGVFATRSPFRPNSLGLSSVRLEEIRHDPELGGVLIVSGADLMDGTPIFDIKPYVPYADCHPEAAGGFAGPDGGTLLEVEFPPRWLERVPEGKREALRGVLAHDPRPPYQQDPERVYGMAFAGLDVRFTVGGGVVTVCGVEPARQDKDQSSD; encoded by the coding sequence ATGATCCCTCCCCTGCACGTAATCGCCCGTATCCGCAGCGATTTCCCCACCAAATTCGGCATCCCCCGCCAGAGCGGCCTGGTGGAGGGGCTGCGCGCCGCCGTCGTCTTCGAGCCGGAGTACCGCAATCCCGACGCGCTGCGGGGGCTGGAGGGCTTCTCCCATATCTGGCTCATCTGGCAGTTCTCCGCCGCCCTGCGGCAGGGCTGGTCCCCCACGGTGCGCCCGCCCCGCCTGGGGGGTAATACCCGCATAGGGGTCTTCGCCACCCGCTCCCCCTTCCGTCCCAATTCCCTCGGCCTGTCCTCGGTGCGGCTGGAGGAGATCCGGCACGACCCGGAGCTGGGGGGCGTGCTGATCGTCTCGGGGGCGGACCTCATGGACGGCACCCCCATCTTCGACATCAAGCCCTACGTGCCCTACGCCGACTGCCACCCGGAGGCGGCCGGCGGCTTCGCCGGGCCGGACGGGGGCACGCTGCTGGAGGTGGAGTTCCCGCCCCGCTGGCTGGAGCGGGTGCCGGAGGGCAAGCGGGAGGCGCTGCGGGGCGTGCTGGCCCACGACCCCCGCCCACCCTACCAGCAGGACCCGGAGCGGGTCTACGGCATGGCCTTCGCGGGGCTGGACGTGCGCTTCACCGTGGGGGGCGGCGTGGTTACCGTCTGCGGGGTGGAGCCGGCGCGGCAGGATAAGGATCAGTCCTCGGACTGA
- the pyrD_1 gene encoding diguanylate cyclase produces MDLSVKIGSVTLQSPVIASSCEDGRNGDRIKKVAGFGPGAITTKTIVPYEQPPHDPLPCMKKLPSGFVNCVLATVVPAKQWYERDFSVALSGGVPVVANFAGTCVEESAQLAADCEKAGATLLEYPSACPHMGGILEAMYPGMNMPLPEAHDPRVYADHIRQIKKVTKIPLIAKLSAIHFYNIKEWAVAVQEAGADAIAAADTIGPVLCIDPETGMPLLGGPNGFGGLSGAAIKPIVLKMIYEIAEVTDLPIIGIGGVSSGLDAIEYFMAGASAVGVAAKSNLMGPDTYGKIRDEIAAYLESHGYSSIADIRGLTHKRVAERAAQGRTIIHTPVAPEVDPALCNGCGSCLRSCVYDSITMEDKKPVFHPETCYGCGLCVSVCPKKALSQHYYD; encoded by the coding sequence ATGGATCTCTCTGTCAAGATCGGCAGCGTGACGCTGCAAAGCCCCGTAATCGCCTCGTCCTGCGAGGACGGCAGAAACGGGGACCGGATCAAGAAGGTCGCCGGGTTCGGCCCCGGCGCCATCACCACCAAGACCATCGTACCCTACGAGCAGCCCCCCCACGACCCCCTGCCCTGCATGAAAAAGCTCCCCAGCGGCTTCGTCAACTGCGTGCTGGCCACCGTGGTGCCCGCCAAGCAGTGGTATGAGCGGGACTTTTCCGTGGCCCTCTCCGGCGGTGTACCCGTGGTGGCCAACTTCGCCGGCACCTGCGTGGAGGAGAGCGCCCAGCTGGCCGCCGACTGCGAGAAGGCCGGGGCCACCCTGCTGGAGTACCCCTCCGCCTGCCCCCACATGGGCGGCATCCTGGAGGCCATGTACCCCGGCATGAACATGCCCCTGCCCGAGGCCCACGACCCCAGGGTCTACGCCGACCACATCCGCCAGATTAAGAAGGTCACAAAGATCCCCCTGATTGCCAAGCTCAGCGCCATCCACTTCTACAACATCAAGGAGTGGGCCGTGGCGGTGCAGGAGGCGGGGGCGGACGCCATCGCGGCGGCCGACACCATCGGCCCGGTGCTGTGCATCGACCCGGAGACCGGCATGCCCCTGCTGGGCGGCCCCAACGGCTTCGGCGGCCTGTCCGGCGCGGCCATCAAGCCCATCGTGCTCAAGATGATCTACGAGATCGCCGAGGTCACCGACCTGCCCATCATCGGCATCGGCGGGGTCAGCAGCGGGCTGGACGCCATCGAGTACTTCATGGCGGGCGCCAGCGCCGTGGGCGTGGCGGCCAAGAGCAACCTGATGGGCCCCGATACATATGGAAAAATCCGCGACGAGATCGCCGCCTATCTGGAGAGCCACGGCTACAGCTCCATCGCGGACATCCGCGGGCTGACCCACAAGCGGGTGGCCGAGCGGGCCGCGCAGGGCAGGACCATCATCCACACCCCCGTCGCGCCCGAGGTGGACCCCGCCCTGTGCAACGGCTGCGGCAGCTGCCTGCGCTCCTGCGTGTACGACAGCATCACCATGGAGGACAAGAAGCCCGTCTTCCACCCCGAGACCTGCTACGGCTGCGGGCTGTGCGTCTCGGTGTGCCCGAAGAAGGCCCTGAGCCAGCACTACTACGACTAA
- a CDS encoding indolepyruvate oxidoreductase, giving the protein MSSNILEAPGKRLLYMGNEAIARGAVEAGLQLMAAYPGTPSSEIGEVLMDAQKDADFYVEWSINEKIAFEMAAGASLVGARSMTAMKNAGLNVAMDTFMTLPYGGCKGGFVVVVADDPDAHYSSTEQDTRALAAYAEIPCLEPEDQQEAKDMARAAFGISEAVELPVFLRSVSRISHASGDVLLAEPEAGRNQIAFNKHYKTAYRWNVYGPPGTLSKHQWLHTVLPRARALAEESRFNRLEKAPGAKVGVLAAGLGGAYAREAMADLGLAGQVSYLKLGFIYPLPEKLVAELVDGLDTLIIVEEGDPVVENLVRAYLKEVAPGVKIVGKSYNGIFNPYGELNTDIVTAGLAKALGRGLAGDDREAARAALKDLVIPRSSTLCAGCSHLGSYSAIREALKKFKGNHIVNGDIGCYEQGGYGIFSAKNQASDEPGKKYAVTSPYELLDTIYVMGSGIGMAMGQAKAGYTDGKVLAVAGDSTFLHATLPSVVDAVQHKTDITFVILDNYWTCMTGHQPNPNTLYNPCGEDYEGFDVPGTCKALGVKSVAVASSYDRAAAVDALTKALEYEGPSVVILYGECQLQLQRRTRKGMAKTVVEPDKCIGCKLCVQLGCPAVKYDVAGKKASIDEISCVDCGLCAQVCPQNAITLGGE; this is encoded by the coding sequence ATGAGTTCCAACATTCTGGAGGCCCCGGGCAAGCGGCTGCTCTACATGGGCAACGAGGCCATCGCCCGCGGCGCCGTCGAGGCCGGATTACAGCTCATGGCCGCCTACCCCGGCACCCCCTCCTCCGAGATCGGCGAGGTCCTGATGGACGCCCAGAAGGACGCCGATTTCTACGTGGAGTGGAGCATCAACGAAAAAATCGCCTTTGAAATGGCCGCCGGCGCCTCCCTGGTGGGGGCCCGGAGCATGACGGCCATGAAGAACGCCGGCCTCAACGTGGCCATGGACACCTTTATGACCCTGCCCTACGGCGGCTGCAAGGGCGGCTTCGTGGTGGTGGTGGCCGATGACCCGGACGCCCACTACTCCTCCACCGAGCAGGACACCCGCGCCCTGGCGGCCTACGCCGAGATCCCCTGCCTGGAGCCCGAGGACCAGCAGGAGGCCAAGGACATGGCCCGCGCCGCCTTCGGCATCTCCGAGGCGGTGGAGCTGCCCGTGTTCCTGCGCTCGGTCAGCCGGATTTCCCACGCCTCCGGCGACGTGCTGCTGGCCGAGCCCGAGGCGGGGCGCAACCAGATCGCCTTCAACAAGCATTATAAGACGGCCTACCGCTGGAACGTCTACGGCCCTCCCGGAACCCTGTCCAAGCACCAGTGGCTGCACACCGTGCTGCCCCGTGCCCGCGCGCTGGCCGAGGAGAGCCGGTTCAACCGCCTGGAGAAGGCGCCCGGCGCCAAGGTGGGCGTGCTGGCCGCCGGCCTGGGCGGCGCCTACGCCCGGGAGGCCATGGCCGACCTGGGCCTGGCGGGCCAGGTGAGCTACCTGAAGCTGGGCTTCATCTACCCCCTGCCCGAAAAGCTGGTGGCCGAGCTGGTGGACGGCCTGGACACCCTGATCATCGTGGAAGAGGGCGACCCGGTGGTGGAGAACCTGGTGCGCGCCTACCTCAAGGAGGTTGCGCCGGGCGTGAAGATCGTGGGCAAGAGCTACAACGGCATCTTCAACCCCTACGGCGAGCTGAACACCGACATCGTGACGGCGGGCCTGGCCAAGGCCCTGGGCCGCGGTCTGGCCGGGGACGACCGGGAGGCCGCCCGGGCCGCCCTGAAGGACCTGGTGATCCCCCGCTCCTCCACCCTGTGCGCCGGCTGCTCCCACCTGGGCTCCTACTCCGCCATCCGCGAGGCGCTGAAGAAGTTCAAGGGCAACCACATCGTCAACGGCGACATCGGCTGCTACGAGCAGGGCGGCTACGGCATCTTCTCCGCCAAGAACCAGGCCAGCGACGAGCCGGGCAAGAAGTACGCCGTGACCTCCCCCTACGAGCTGCTGGACACCATCTACGTCATGGGCTCCGGCATCGGCATGGCCATGGGCCAGGCCAAGGCGGGCTACACCGACGGCAAGGTGCTGGCGGTGGCGGGCGACTCCACCTTCCTCCACGCCACCCTGCCCTCCGTGGTGGACGCGGTGCAGCACAAGACCGACATCACCTTCGTCATCCTGGACAACTACTGGACCTGCATGACGGGCCACCAGCCCAACCCCAACACCCTCTACAACCCCTGCGGCGAGGACTACGAGGGCTTCGACGTGCCCGGCACCTGCAAGGCCCTGGGCGTGAAGTCGGTGGCGGTGGCCAGCTCCTACGACCGCGCCGCGGCGGTGGACGCGCTGACCAAGGCACTGGAGTACGAGGGGCCCTCCGTGGTCATCCTCTACGGCGAGTGCCAGCTCCAGCTCCAGCGCCGCACCAGGAAGGGCATGGCCAAGACCGTGGTGGAGCCCGACAAGTGCATCGGCTGCAAGCTGTGCGTGCAGCTGGGCTGCCCCGCCGTGAAGTACGACGTGGCGGGCAAGAAGGCTTCCATTGACGAAATCAGCTGCGTGGACTGCGGCCTGTGCGCCCAGGTCTGCCCGCAGAACGCCATCACGTTGGGAGGCGAGTAA